Genomic window (Leisingera methylohalidivorans DSM 14336):
CCTCCAGCGTCAGCCCCTTGTCCTTGCGGGCATCGCGAATCATTTTTCCCAGGACTTCCCCGTCCGGGGCTTCCATGGCTTCCGGGCCGAGTCCTGTTTCCTCTAAGGGAATTGGTTCCATTTCCACGATTTCTCCTGATCCGCAAACAGCTTAGCTTTGATGTTTTCGCCGGTCAAAATTTCCGTGTCCGCACTTTATGTTTGCAATAGGGGAAAAGTTTCCTATAGGGGACACAGCGTCGTATACGGCTGAATACGTGCCGGTCTTGGGCTGCATTTCGGAGGAGAGTTCACATGAGCGCATATGATCTGATCGTGATCGGGGCTGGTCCGGGCGGTTATGTCGCAGCAATCCGCGCTGCGCAGCTGGGCATGAAGGTTGCCTGCGTCGAAGGCCGCGGCGCTCTCGGCGGCACCTGCCTCAACGTCGGCTGCATCCCGTCCAAGGCGCTGCTGACCTCCTCGGCCAAATACGCCGAGCTCTCCCATCTCTCAGCACATGGCATTGCCATTGAGGGTGCCAGCCTGGATCTGGGCGCGCTGATGGCACGCAAGGACAAGATCGTCGGCGACCTGACCAAGGGCATCGGCTTCCTGTTCAAGAAGAACGGTGTCGACCATATCGAAGGCTGGGCCAGCATCCCCGCTCCCGGCCAGGTGCAAGTGGGCGAAGACAGCTACACCGCGAAGAACATCCTGATGGCCACCGGTTCGGAACCCGCCACCCTCCCCGGCGTGGAAATCGACGAGGTGGACGTGCTGAGCAGCACCGGAGCGCTGGCCCTCGAAGCCGTGCCAGAGCATCTGGTGGTGATCGGCGCCGGCGTGATCGGGCTTGAGCTTGGCCAGGTCTGGTCACGCCTCGGATCCAAGGTAACGGTTGTGGAATACCTCGACCGCATCCTGCCCGGCATCGATGGCGAGATCGCCAAGCTGTCCCAGCGGGCGTTGAGCAAGCGCGGGCTGAAGTTCCAGCTGGGCCGCGCACTGAAGACCATCGAGAAGGGCGCAAACGGCCTGACCCTGACGCTGGACCGAGTGGGCAAGGACAAGGTAGAGCAGATCGAGGCGGAGAAGGTGCTGATCGCCATCGGCCGCCGCCCGGTGACCCGCGGCCTGGGACTTGAGGATCTGGGTGTATCCATCAACGCCCGCGGCTTCATTGAAGTGGATGAGCGCTACTCCACTTCCGTCCCCGGCATCTTTGCCATTGGCGATTGCGTGCCCGGCCCCATGCTGGCGCACAAGGCCGAAGAAGACGGCATTGCCTGCGTGGAGATGCTGGCAGGCGAACACGGCCATGTGGATTACAACACCGTGCCGGGCGTTGTGTACACAGATCCGGAGGTCGCTTCGGTCGGCCAGACCGAAGAAGCCTTGAAAGAGGCCGGTGCCGAATACATTTCCGGCAAGTTTGTCTTCATGGCCAACTCCCGCGCCCGCTCCACTGGCGAGACCGACGGCGCTGTCAAAGTGCTTGCCACACCCGAAGGCAAGATCCTCGGCGCCCATATCTGCGGTGCGCATGGCGGTGATTTAATTGCAGAATTGGTGCTTGCCATGACAAAAGGTGCTACTATCGAGGAGGTTGCACGAACCTGCCATGCGCATCCTGCGATGGGTGAGGCGGTGAAAGAAGCCTGCCTTGATGCACTCGGCCGCGCCATTCACGCCTGATCTGGAGGG
Coding sequences:
- the lpdA gene encoding dihydrolipoyl dehydrogenase, which gives rise to MSAYDLIVIGAGPGGYVAAIRAAQLGMKVACVEGRGALGGTCLNVGCIPSKALLTSSAKYAELSHLSAHGIAIEGASLDLGALMARKDKIVGDLTKGIGFLFKKNGVDHIEGWASIPAPGQVQVGEDSYTAKNILMATGSEPATLPGVEIDEVDVLSSTGALALEAVPEHLVVIGAGVIGLELGQVWSRLGSKVTVVEYLDRILPGIDGEIAKLSQRALSKRGLKFQLGRALKTIEKGANGLTLTLDRVGKDKVEQIEAEKVLIAIGRRPVTRGLGLEDLGVSINARGFIEVDERYSTSVPGIFAIGDCVPGPMLAHKAEEDGIACVEMLAGEHGHVDYNTVPGVVYTDPEVASVGQTEEALKEAGAEYISGKFVFMANSRARSTGETDGAVKVLATPEGKILGAHICGAHGGDLIAELVLAMTKGATIEEVARTCHAHPAMGEAVKEACLDALGRAIHA